From the bacterium genome, one window contains:
- a CDS encoding DUF58 domain-containing protein — translation MSEGGVTPQELIKRVRRIEIATRATVNHIFSGAYHSVFKGKGVEFNEVRNYHRGDDVRTIDWNVTARTGTLHVKRYSEERELTLMLAIDVSASTAFGSGSQSKAELAAEISALLAFSAIKNNDRVGLLLFSDRREKFVPPRKGRKHVMRIITEVLSHKTLPRKTNLNCALEFMARGLKRRSIVFMISDFYAPDFTTSLKVAQKKHDCVAIILNDKREYELPPLGWTTLTDPETGQETEVDTRDIYARQEYERFTRARARARVHYFAQHQVDAIDLFTDRSYLFPLIKFFRARKQKMAGV, via the coding sequence ATGAGCGAAGGCGGTGTTACACCCCAGGAGTTGATCAAGCGCGTTCGGCGTATCGAGATTGCCACGCGCGCCACAGTCAATCATATTTTTTCCGGCGCTTATCACAGCGTGTTTAAGGGCAAGGGCGTTGAGTTCAATGAGGTACGCAATTACCATCGCGGAGATGATGTGCGCACCATTGATTGGAATGTGACCGCCCGCACCGGCACACTGCATGTCAAGCGCTACAGTGAAGAACGGGAATTGACACTTATGCTCGCGATTGATGTTTCCGCATCCACAGCCTTTGGCTCAGGCTCACAGAGTAAAGCTGAGCTGGCTGCCGAAATTTCCGCCTTACTGGCTTTTTCTGCGATTAAAAATAATGACCGGGTCGGGTTGTTGCTTTTCTCAGACCGGCGGGAAAAATTCGTCCCGCCGCGCAAAGGACGCAAGCATGTCATGCGTATCATCACAGAAGTGCTTTCCCACAAAACGCTGCCTAGAAAAACCAATTTGAATTGTGCCCTGGAGTTTATGGCCAGGGGGTTGAAGCGGCGGAGCATTGTTTTTATGATTTCTGATTTTTATGCGCCGGATTTTACGACCTCACTCAAGGTTGCGCAGAAAAAACATGATTGTGTGGCAATCATTCTAAACGATAAACGCGAGTATGAGCTGCCGCCTCTGGGGTGGACCACATTGACCGATCCTGAAACCGGACAGGAAACCGAGGTGGATACCAGGGATATTTATGCGCGCCAGGAATATGAACGCTTCACCCGCGCCCGGGCCCGGGCTAGAGTGCATTATTTTGCCCAACATCAGGTTGATGCGATTGATCTTTTCACAGATCGTTCTTATCTTTTTCCTTTGATTAAATTTTTTCGTGCCCGCAAACAGAAAATGGCAGGGGTCTAG